From Ruminococcaceae bacterium KH2T8, one genomic window encodes:
- a CDS encoding Glycosyl transferase family 2, whose amino-acid sequence MGNIDYSVIIPAYNAASFIKRAVASISSQNYDSWEIIIVENGSTDDTYEIACSLSNDKIHVFQSEKGVSNARNLGIEKAKGDWIVFLDADDEILPGSLGSMKQDLDNETALISYRYEHNATSGKLTAFNGTEEISSYLIECLQDPTQRGNSTAVLFNKRFLLDNDLRFDQDLSHAEDSLFLMKAISKANCVKDRELSIYRVIPNENSAVRNISDLAMESYCRSIRAVGRILESRTKEIDNAFCVFAISQLLVILVNGVYASNPFGASVKKTKELCSRDLFKDVLERVDVSGLPMSRKVTMTLLKKHMYIAVGIIIKIRVKQNEK is encoded by the coding sequence CTATGACTCCTGGGAGATCATCATTGTGGAGAACGGATCAACCGATGATACATACGAGATAGCCTGCAGCCTGTCAAACGATAAGATCCATGTATTCCAGAGCGAGAAAGGTGTATCGAATGCGCGTAATCTAGGAATAGAGAAGGCGAAGGGAGACTGGATAGTATTCCTTGATGCAGACGATGAGATCCTTCCGGGATCACTAGGATCCATGAAGCAGGATCTCGACAATGAAACAGCACTAATCTCATACAGATATGAGCATAATGCTACTTCCGGCAAATTGACTGCTTTTAACGGAACCGAAGAGATTTCTTCGTATCTTATTGAGTGCCTCCAAGATCCTACTCAGAGAGGAAACTCCACAGCAGTGTTGTTTAATAAAAGATTTCTTCTAGATAACGATTTAAGATTTGATCAGGATCTTTCTCATGCCGAAGATTCGTTGTTTCTGATGAAAGCAATTTCAAAAGCGAACTGTGTTAAGGATCGTGAACTTTCGATTTACCGAGTAATACCAAATGAGAATTCCGCTGTTCGTAATATAAGTGATCTGGCTATGGAAAGTTATTGCAGATCAATACGTGCAGTGGGGAGAATACTCGAGAGCAGAACAAAGGAGATAGATAATGCATTCTGCGTGTTTGCAATCTCGCAACTTCTGGTAATACTCGTTAACGGTGTATATGCATCAAATCCATTTGGCGCTTCGGTCAAGAAGACCAAAGAACTATGTAGCCGCGATCTATTCAAGGATGTACTGGAAAGGGTGGATGTATCGGGACTTCCAATGTCAAGGAAAGTCACGATGACATTGCTCAAGAAACATATGTACATAGCAGTGGGGATTATAATCAAGATCAGAGTAAAGCAGAACGAAAAATAA